The following are encoded together in the Trichocoleus sp. FACHB-46 genome:
- the leuC gene encoding 3-isopropylmalate dehydratase large subunit: MSKGTLFDKVWDLHTVGILPSGQTQLFIGLHLIHEVTSPQAFAMLRDRGLKVLYPERTVATVDHIVPTENQARPFADSLAEEMMQSLEQNCEEHQIRFYNVGSGSQGIVHVIAPELGFTQPGMTIACGDSHTSTHGAFGAIAFGIGTSQVRDVLASQTLALAKLKVRKVEVNGTLKPGVYAKDVILHIIRKLGVKGGVGYAYEFAGSTFEQMSMEERMTVCNMAIEGGARCGYVNPDEVTFDYLKGRDFAPKAGAWDKAVAWWQSLRSDTAAEYDDVVIFDAADIAPTITWGITPGQGIAINELVPTPEMLPADEQPIAAEAYRYMDLQPGQPIQGTKVDVCFVGSCTNGRISDLREAAKFAQGRQVAEGVKAFIVPGSERVKQQAESEGLDKIFVAAGFEWREPGCSMCLAMNPDKLEGRQLSASSSNRNFKGRQGSASGRTLLMSPAMVVAAAVTGQVSDVRELL; this comes from the coding sequence ATGAGCAAAGGCACACTCTTCGATAAAGTCTGGGATTTACACACAGTTGGAATCCTTCCCTCAGGCCAAACGCAACTGTTTATTGGTCTGCACCTGATTCACGAAGTCACCAGCCCTCAAGCCTTTGCCATGCTGCGCGATCGCGGCCTAAAAGTGCTGTATCCAGAGCGGACAGTGGCAACGGTAGACCACATCGTGCCCACGGAGAACCAAGCGCGTCCCTTTGCCGACAGCTTGGCCGAAGAAATGATGCAGTCCCTAGAGCAAAACTGTGAAGAGCATCAGATTCGTTTTTATAACGTTGGCTCGGGCAGTCAAGGCATTGTCCATGTAATTGCCCCAGAGCTAGGGTTCACTCAGCCTGGAATGACGATCGCTTGTGGAGACAGTCATACTTCCACCCATGGAGCCTTTGGTGCGATCGCCTTTGGCATTGGCACTAGCCAAGTGCGAGATGTATTGGCTTCTCAAACGTTGGCACTTGCCAAGCTGAAAGTTCGTAAAGTCGAGGTTAACGGCACCCTGAAGCCTGGAGTTTACGCCAAAGACGTGATTCTACACATCATTCGGAAACTGGGCGTCAAAGGTGGGGTTGGCTACGCCTATGAGTTTGCGGGCAGCACCTTTGAGCAGATGAGCATGGAAGAACGCATGACCGTCTGCAATATGGCAATCGAAGGGGGTGCTCGCTGTGGTTACGTCAACCCGGATGAAGTCACTTTTGACTACCTCAAAGGTCGGGATTTTGCGCCTAAAGCTGGAGCGTGGGACAAAGCCGTAGCTTGGTGGCAAAGCCTTCGGAGTGATACTGCTGCCGAATATGACGATGTAGTAATCTTTGATGCGGCTGACATTGCCCCCACCATCACTTGGGGCATCACCCCTGGACAGGGCATTGCGATTAACGAACTAGTGCCAACGCCAGAGATGCTGCCCGCTGACGAGCAACCGATCGCAGCCGAAGCTTACCGTTACATGGACTTGCAGCCAGGTCAGCCGATTCAAGGCACTAAGGTGGATGTGTGCTTTGTCGGTAGCTGCACCAACGGTCGTATCAGTGATTTGCGCGAAGCCGCTAAGTTTGCTCAAGGACGACAAGTGGCAGAGGGAGTCAAAGCCTTCATCGTTCCTGGCTCAGAGCGAGTCAAGCAGCAAGCGGAATCCGAAGGTCTGGACAAGATTTTTGTCGCAGCGGGCTTTGAGTGGCGTGAACCGGGTTGCTCGATGTGCCTCGCGATGAACCCGGACAAACTAGAAGGTCGTCAGCTTAGCGCTTCTTCCTCCAACCGCAACTTCAAAGGCCGTCAAGGCTCAGCTTCCGGTCGCACCCTGTTAATGAGTCCAGCAATGGTGGTAGCTGCCGCAGTCACAGGTCAAGTATCCGATGTTCGTGAATTGTTGTAG
- a CDS encoding NADH dehydrogenase subunit K — protein sequence MSPKDAAQNGGILQPNEQIINPIERPQVTQALSENVILTTVDDLYNWARLSSLWPLLYGTACCFIEFAALIGSRFDFDRFGLIPRSSPRQADLIITAGTINMKMAPALVRLYEQMPDPKYVIAMGACTITGGMFTVDSPTTVRGVDKLIPVDVYLPGCPPRPEAIIDAIIKLRKKIANDSMQERGKQGQTHRYYSIAHKMKQVPDITTGTYLQVPSRQAPPKELTEAMGLPVPPALKAAEKEEIRRG from the coding sequence ATGAGTCCCAAAGATGCGGCTCAAAATGGCGGAATTTTGCAGCCAAATGAACAAATTATCAACCCCATTGAGCGTCCCCAAGTGACGCAAGCGCTGTCAGAGAATGTCATTTTAACGACTGTAGATGACCTTTATAACTGGGCGCGCCTCTCTAGCTTGTGGCCTCTGTTATATGGAACTGCCTGTTGTTTTATTGAATTTGCGGCTCTCATCGGCTCCCGCTTTGACTTCGATCGCTTTGGTTTAATTCCGCGTTCTAGCCCGCGTCAAGCTGATTTGATTATCACTGCGGGCACGATCAACATGAAGATGGCTCCCGCTTTAGTCCGTTTGTACGAGCAGATGCCTGATCCGAAGTACGTGATTGCAATGGGTGCTTGCACAATTACGGGTGGAATGTTTACCGTAGACTCGCCTACCACAGTGCGCGGCGTGGATAAGTTGATTCCTGTCGATGTCTATTTACCCGGTTGTCCCCCACGTCCAGAAGCAATCATCGATGCAATCATCAAGCTGAGAAAGAAAATCGCCAATGACTCGATGCAAGAGCGCGGCAAGCAGGGCCAAACTCATCGCTACTACAGCATTGCTCACAAGATGAAGCAGGTGCCTGACATCACGACGGGGACTTATCTGCAAGTTCCAAGTCGTCAAGCGCCACCTAAGGAACTTACAGAAGCAATGGGCCTACCCGTTCCACCCGCTTTGAAAGCCGCAGAGAAGGAGGAAATTCGTCGTGGCTGA
- a CDS encoding photosystem II reaction center protein L, which yields MADRSSNNPNKQPVELNRTSLYLGLLLVFVLGILFSSYFFN from the coding sequence ATGGCAGATCGGTCTTCTAATAACCCTAACAAGCAGCCTGTTGAGCTAAACCGTACTTCACTGTACTTGGGGCTACTGCTGGTTTTCGTTTTGGGTATTTTGTTCTCCAGTTATTTCTTCAACTAA
- a CDS encoding NADAR family protein produces MPVYFYDVYENPYGCFTNFSRHGCELDGDWWLTSEHYFQAQKFIGTPHAEQIRKLPTPRDAFNTAQTLKPFVRSDWLKARDDVMRKAVLRKFEFNPGIKAVLLATGDALLVENSPVDNYWGCGADGKGQNRLGQILMEVRDQLHQPV; encoded by the coding sequence ATGCCTGTCTATTTCTATGACGTCTATGAAAATCCTTATGGGTGTTTCACGAATTTCTCGCGGCATGGGTGTGAACTCGATGGCGATTGGTGGTTAACAAGTGAGCATTATTTTCAGGCGCAGAAATTTATCGGTACGCCTCACGCTGAGCAAATTCGTAAACTGCCCACACCCAGGGATGCTTTCAACACAGCTCAGACTCTCAAACCTTTTGTTCGCTCAGATTGGCTAAAAGCTAGAGACGATGTGATGCGTAAAGCTGTCCTTCGTAAATTTGAATTCAATCCTGGAATTAAAGCTGTTCTACTCGCGACTGGCGATGCCTTGTTGGTTGAAAACTCACCTGTAGACAACTATTGGGGATGCGGTGCGGACGGTAAAGGGCAAAATCGGTTAGGGCAAATTTTAATGGAAGTCCGAGACCAACTGCATCAACCTGTTTGA
- a CDS encoding response regulator — protein sequence MSVEVDEKCKTIFLVEDNRADIRLIEEALKNSNVPHQVVAVRNGMDAMAFLRQEGEYVDAPRPDLILLDLNLPRKDGREVLAEIKADPNLKRIPVVVLTTSRNEEDISQSYDLHVNCYITKSRNLSQLFQIVKGIEEFWLGTVTLPPG from the coding sequence GCGTAGAAGTGGACGAAAAGTGCAAAACCATCTTTTTGGTCGAGGACAACAGAGCTGACATTCGCCTGATCGAAGAAGCACTCAAGAACAGTAATGTCCCGCATCAAGTTGTGGCAGTTCGCAACGGCATGGATGCAATGGCGTTCTTGCGGCAGGAGGGCGAGTATGTGGATGCACCTCGCCCCGACCTGATTCTGCTGGATTTGAACCTTCCTCGAAAAGATGGGCGGGAAGTTTTAGCTGAAATTAAAGCTGATCCCAATCTGAAACGAATTCCGGTTGTTGTTCTCACCACTTCTAGAAACGAGGAGGATATTTCTCAAAGCTATGACTTGCATGTGAATTGCTACATCACTAAATCCCGCAACCTCAGCCAGCTATTTCAGATCGTGAAGGGAATTGAAGAGTTCTGGCTGGGCACTGTCACATTGCCGCCGGGATGA
- the psbF gene encoding cytochrome b559 subunit beta: MTTNTPNQPVSYPIFTVRWLAVHTLAVPTIFFLGAIASMQFIHR; encoded by the coding sequence ATGACTACCAATACTCCCAATCAACCCGTTTCTTATCCGATTTTTACAGTTAGATGGCTGGCTGTTCATACCCTAGCCGTGCCAACCATCTTCTTCTTGGGCGCGATCGCATCTATGCAATTTATTCATCGGTAG
- the leuD gene encoding 3-isopropylmalate dehydratase small subunit: MSSEVKAVVGRGVPLVGNDIDTDRIIPARFLRCVTFDGLGAQVFADDRIQTQGQHPFDQAQYQGAKILVVNGNFGCGSSREHAPQALAKWGIEAIVGESFAEIFFGNCVALGVPCVMAAPEDAKQLQEAIAANPQAEVKVDLETMQVQCGDLTLPVTMGAGPWQMFTSGTWDACGQLVAQADQIRATAAKLPYVSWSKTA; this comes from the coding sequence ATGAGTAGCGAAGTTAAGGCAGTGGTAGGGCGGGGTGTGCCCTTAGTTGGCAATGATATTGACACTGATCGCATCATTCCAGCGCGGTTCTTGCGCTGTGTCACGTTTGATGGTTTAGGCGCACAAGTATTTGCAGACGATCGCATTCAAACCCAAGGGCAGCATCCTTTTGATCAGGCGCAGTACCAAGGAGCCAAGATCCTAGTAGTCAACGGCAACTTCGGCTGTGGTTCCTCGCGTGAACATGCGCCTCAAGCTCTTGCTAAATGGGGTATTGAAGCGATCGTGGGTGAGAGTTTTGCAGAAATCTTTTTTGGTAACTGTGTGGCGTTAGGAGTGCCTTGTGTGATGGCGGCTCCAGAAGATGCTAAGCAGTTACAAGAGGCGATCGCGGCTAATCCTCAGGCAGAAGTCAAAGTAGACCTGGAAACCATGCAGGTGCAATGTGGGGACCTTACCCTTCCCGTGACGATGGGTGCAGGTCCATGGCAAATGTTCACCAGTGGCACTTGGGATGCTTGCGGTCAACTCGTCGCCCAAGCCGATCAAATTCGGGCGACTGCTGCCAAACTACCTTACGTTTCCTGGTCAAAAACGGCTTAA
- a CDS encoding photosystem II reaction center protein J codes for MSGTGRIPLWVVATVAGLGAIGILGLFFYGAYAGLGSSV; via the coding sequence GTGTCTGGAACTGGAAGAATTCCTCTGTGGGTTGTTGCTACTGTTGCAGGTCTAGGTGCCATTGGCATTTTAGGACTTTTCTTTTATGGAGCCTACGCTGGCTTAGGTTCGTCTGTTTGA
- a CDS encoding hybrid sensor histidine kinase/response regulator: MPASAIKVLLIEDNLAEARLLQEILRVPKFKQFSLLHVKRLAEALVHLQQNSFDAILLDLTLPDSQGLASLPPLLDQAPNLPIVVLTNTNDDDLAIAAVRQGAEDYLVKRQVNAELLARSLCYAIERKQVSEALRKVNEALAMQVQERTAELMKAKELNQLKSEFVSILSHDFRSPLNSILLSTGLLQNNQNQLTEERRLTHFQLIRSAITNMAHLLDEVSLIGKADLGHLQCQLTALDLAPFCRQLFEELRFSSHEKYQFLFTQQGELSQALWDENFLRHILGNLLSNALKYSPAGGLVQFELIGQETTVTFQIQDQGIGIPPEDQPRLFEAFYRARNVDNIPGTGLGLAIAKKCVEAHGGQISVQSAVGVGTIFTVRLPIWKAV; encoded by the coding sequence ATGCCTGCAAGCGCCATCAAGGTCTTGTTAATTGAAGACAATCTCGCGGAAGCCAGACTGTTGCAGGAGATCTTGCGGGTGCCTAAGTTCAAGCAATTTAGCTTACTGCACGTCAAGCGGTTGGCGGAGGCGCTAGTCCATCTCCAGCAAAACAGCTTTGATGCCATTTTGTTGGATCTGACCTTACCCGATAGTCAGGGTCTAGCTTCCCTACCGCCTTTGCTGGATCAAGCACCTAATCTACCGATCGTGGTTCTCACCAACACCAATGATGATGACTTGGCGATCGCGGCAGTGCGCCAAGGAGCCGAAGATTATTTAGTTAAGCGCCAGGTAAATGCCGAATTATTGGCGCGATCGCTCTGCTATGCGATTGAGCGCAAACAGGTTTCAGAAGCTTTACGCAAAGTCAACGAAGCCCTAGCGATGCAGGTACAAGAGCGCACCGCTGAGTTGATGAAAGCGAAAGAACTTAACCAGTTGAAGTCGGAATTTGTCTCAATCCTCTCCCATGATTTCCGTAGCCCGCTCAACAGCATCTTGCTGTCTACGGGTCTATTGCAAAACAACCAAAACCAACTAACCGAGGAGAGAAGACTCACCCATTTTCAATTAATTCGCTCTGCTATTACTAACATGGCCCATCTACTCGACGAAGTTTCCTTAATTGGTAAAGCTGATTTGGGCCACCTTCAGTGCCAGCTCACCGCCCTCGACCTGGCTCCGTTTTGTCGCCAACTATTTGAAGAACTGCGATTCAGTTCTCATGAGAAATACCAATTCCTCTTTACTCAGCAAGGCGAATTATCTCAAGCCCTTTGGGATGAGAATTTTTTGCGCCATATTTTGGGCAACCTCCTCTCAAACGCACTCAAGTATTCGCCCGCCGGAGGTTTAGTGCAGTTCGAGTTGATTGGTCAAGAAACTACAGTCACCTTTCAGATTCAAGACCAAGGCATTGGTATCCCTCCCGAAGATCAGCCTCGCCTATTTGAGGCATTCTATCGGGCTAGAAATGTAGATAACATTCCTGGGACAGGTTTAGGACTGGCGATCGCGAAAAAATGCGTTGAGGCCCACGGTGGCCAGATCTCTGTGCAGAGTGCAGTTGGAGTTGGCACGATATTTACAGTCAGGTTGCCCATTTGGAAAGCCGTGTGA
- a CDS encoding photosynthesis system II assembly factor Ycf48: protein MNSIVRTLKRIVMLLAVVILCASCANRYLSSLDYNPWQLVQLPTDATIADISFASDRKHGWVVGSNSTLLETNDGGETWELRSLNLGDQKYRFDSVSFNGEEGWIAGQPGLLLHTTDGGKSWARIPLSAKLPGSPNTVLALGPQTAQMTTDIGAIYRTTDGGKNWKAEVQEAVGVVRNISRSSDGQYVAVSAKGNFYSVWRPGQEAWEPHNRNSSRRVQNMGFTPDGRLWMLARGGQVQFSEANDFESWQTANSPESATSWGFLDLAYRTPDELWVSGGSGNLLCSLDGGKTWLKDRDVENIPGNFYKVVFLSPDQGFVIGQRGTLLKYQASVKSA from the coding sequence ATGAACTCGATTGTGAGAACACTGAAACGAATTGTAATGTTGCTAGCCGTAGTTATTCTATGTGCTAGCTGCGCTAACCGATATTTAAGCTCTTTGGATTACAACCCTTGGCAGCTTGTCCAACTGCCAACCGATGCCACGATCGCAGACATCAGCTTCGCGAGCGATCGCAAGCATGGGTGGGTAGTTGGCAGCAACTCTACCCTGTTGGAAACTAACGACGGCGGCGAAACGTGGGAACTTCGCAGCCTCAATTTAGGCGATCAGAAGTATCGCTTTGATTCAGTTAGTTTCAATGGCGAAGAGGGATGGATTGCTGGACAACCTGGTCTCTTGCTCCATACCACCGATGGGGGTAAATCTTGGGCACGAATTCCCCTCAGTGCCAAACTCCCCGGTTCTCCGAATACAGTGTTGGCCCTTGGTCCCCAAACGGCTCAAATGACTACCGATATTGGAGCCATTTATCGCACTACAGATGGCGGTAAAAATTGGAAGGCTGAAGTTCAGGAAGCTGTGGGTGTGGTCCGCAACATTTCTCGCTCTAGCGATGGCCAATATGTCGCTGTCTCTGCCAAGGGTAATTTTTACTCTGTTTGGCGACCTGGACAAGAAGCGTGGGAGCCACATAACCGCAATAGCTCTCGTCGAGTCCAAAACATGGGCTTCACGCCAGATGGTCGCCTGTGGATGCTAGCGCGGGGTGGCCAAGTTCAATTTAGTGAAGCCAATGACTTCGAATCTTGGCAGACCGCAAACAGCCCAGAATCCGCGACTAGTTGGGGATTTTTGGACCTGGCTTACCGAACTCCAGACGAGCTTTGGGTGAGCGGCGGCAGCGGCAACTTGCTTTGCAGCTTAGATGGTGGCAAAACTTGGCTCAAAGATCGAGATGTGGAAAATATTCCTGGTAATTTCTACAAAGTGGTCTTCCTGAGTCCTGACCAAGGATTTGTCATTGGACAAAGAGGTACCTTACTCAAGTATCAAGCCTCAGTGAAGTCTGCTTAA
- a CDS encoding NAD(P)H-quinone oxidoreductase subunit J, with protein MAEESNAPENGAEQAQTPAPIVEAGRISKWLSENGFEHESLGPDRSGVEMLKVDRDFLIPIATALYAYGFNYLRCQGGYDAGPGQELVSFYDLTKVSDYSDRPDEVRIKVFLPREEPRIPSVYWIWKTADWQEREAFDMFGIVYEGHPDLKRLLMPEDWVGWPLRKDYISPDFYELQDAY; from the coding sequence GTGGCTGAAGAATCTAATGCCCCTGAAAATGGAGCGGAACAGGCTCAGACACCAGCTCCTATCGTCGAGGCTGGTAGAATCTCCAAGTGGCTGAGTGAGAACGGATTTGAGCATGAGTCCTTAGGGCCTGATCGCTCTGGCGTAGAAATGCTCAAGGTCGATCGCGATTTTCTGATTCCGATCGCGACTGCTCTTTATGCTTATGGCTTCAACTACCTCCGCTGCCAAGGTGGATATGACGCGGGGCCTGGGCAAGAGTTAGTTAGCTTCTATGACCTCACCAAGGTCAGTGACTACAGCGATCGCCCAGACGAAGTGAGAATTAAAGTATTTCTCCCTCGCGAAGAGCCCAGAATTCCCTCCGTCTATTGGATTTGGAAGACTGCCGACTGGCAAGAGCGAGAAGCTTTTGACATGTTTGGCATTGTCTACGAGGGACACCCTGACCTGAAGCGCCTGCTGATGCCCGAAGATTGGGTGGGCTGGCCGCTCCGCAAAGACTATATCTCGCCCGACTTCTACGAGTTGCAAGACGCTTACTAA
- the ndhC gene encoding photosynthetic/respiratory NAD(P)H-quinone oxidoreductase subunit C, which translates to MFVLSGYEYFLGFLIICSLVPVLALSASKLLRPRLRGPERRTTYESGMEPIGGAWIQFNIRYYMFALVFVIFDVETVFLYPWAVAFNQLGLLAFIEALVFIAILVIGLVYAWRKGALEWS; encoded by the coding sequence GTGTTTGTTCTTAGTGGTTACGAGTACTTTTTAGGCTTTTTAATTATCTGTAGCCTGGTACCTGTCCTGGCCCTGAGCGCGTCTAAGTTATTGCGCCCTCGGCTCCGAGGTCCTGAGCGTCGCACCACCTACGAGTCAGGGATGGAACCCATTGGGGGTGCCTGGATTCAGTTCAACATTCGCTACTACATGTTTGCCCTAGTCTTTGTCATCTTTGACGTAGAGACAGTGTTCTTGTACCCCTGGGCCGTCGCGTTCAACCAATTGGGGTTGCTAGCTTTTATCGAAGCCCTAGTTTTTATTGCGATTCTCGTGATTGGTCTAGTTTACGCTTGGCGTAAAGGAGCTTTGGAATGGTCATGA
- a CDS encoding rubredoxin — MSTEAVDPQSLDRHECRACGYVYEPVKGDDKRQIPPGTAFEELPADWRCPVCGAKVTQFTSVGPAGAASGFRENLSYGLGVNQLTPGQKNLLIFGGLGLGFLLFLSLYGLQ; from the coding sequence ATGAGCACTGAAGCTGTTGATCCTCAATCTCTAGACCGCCATGAGTGTAGAGCATGTGGCTATGTCTACGAACCGGTGAAGGGGGATGACAAGCGTCAAATTCCCCCAGGAACTGCTTTTGAAGAGTTGCCTGCTGATTGGCGCTGTCCAGTTTGCGGTGCCAAAGTTACACAGTTTACAAGTGTTGGACCAGCAGGTGCCGCTTCCGGTTTTCGGGAAAACTTAAGCTATGGCCTTGGAGTCAACCAACTCACCCCTGGGCAGAAAAATTTACTAATCTTCGGAGGTTTGGGGCTGGGGTTCTTACTGTTTCTCAGCCTCTACGGTTTGCAGTGA
- the psaI gene encoding photosystem I reaction center subunit VIII — protein MAASFLPSILVPAVGLLFPAVAMAFLFIYIEREDPSGI, from the coding sequence ATGGCAGCTTCATTTTTGCCCTCAATCCTAGTCCCCGCTGTAGGTTTACTCTTTCCTGCCGTGGCAATGGCTTTTCTGTTTATCTATATCGAGCGCGAAGATCCCTCAGGCATCTAG
- the psbE gene encoding cytochrome b559 subunit alpha — translation MSGTTGERPFSDIITSIRYWVIHSITIPALFIAGWLFVSTGLAYDVFGTPRPNEYFTQTRQEVPIVQDRFESKEQINQFLK, via the coding sequence ATGTCCGGTACTACTGGTGAGCGTCCATTTTCCGACATTATTACTAGCATTCGCTATTGGGTAATTCACAGTATTACAATCCCTGCATTATTTATTGCAGGCTGGCTCTTTGTCAGCACTGGTCTAGCATATGATGTGTTTGGTACTCCTAGACCCAACGAGTACTTCACTCAGACTCGTCAAGAAGTGCCAATTGTGCAAGATCGCTTCGAGTCAAAAGAGCAGATCAATCAATTCCTCAAGTAA
- a CDS encoding M20 family metallopeptidase — protein sequence MVSTSLSPLPVDQSRIRPAIQSLQPQLVEWRRQLHQRPELGFREKLTAEFVAQKLTEWGIEHQTEIAQTGIVATIASGKPGPVLAIRADMDALPIQEENEVPYRSQHDGLMHACGHDGHTAIALGTAYYLSQHRDSFAGTVKIIFQPAEEGPGGAQPMIEAGVLQNPAVDAIIGLHLWNNLPLGTIGVRTGALMAAVELFRCTIQGRGGHGAIPHQTIDSIVVSAQIVNALQTIVARNVNPIDSAVVTVGELHAGTATNVIAASAKMSGTVRYFNPALTGFFYQRIEQIIAGICQSHGASYELNYQSLYPPVINDGAIADLVRSVAENVVEAEVGIVPECQTMGGEDMSFFLQQVPGCYFFLGSANIHKGLAYPHHHPRFDFDETALGMGVEIFARCVEKFCV from the coding sequence ATGGTTTCTACTTCTTTAAGCCCACTTCCCGTCGATCAATCTCGGATTCGGCCAGCTATTCAGTCGTTGCAACCCCAACTCGTTGAGTGGCGAAGACAACTACATCAGCGACCCGAATTAGGCTTTCGTGAGAAACTAACGGCAGAATTTGTCGCCCAGAAGCTAACTGAATGGGGCATTGAGCATCAAACTGAAATCGCCCAAACCGGAATTGTGGCTACGATCGCCTCTGGCAAACCAGGCCCCGTATTAGCGATTCGAGCCGATATGGATGCCCTGCCCATCCAAGAAGAAAATGAAGTGCCCTATCGATCGCAACACGATGGCTTGATGCATGCCTGCGGTCATGATGGACATACTGCGATCGCCCTCGGCACCGCTTACTATCTCTCTCAACATCGAGATAGCTTTGCGGGTACGGTGAAAATTATTTTCCAGCCTGCTGAGGAAGGTCCGGGAGGCGCACAGCCCATGATCGAAGCAGGGGTACTCCAAAATCCAGCAGTAGACGCGATTATTGGTCTGCATTTGTGGAATAACTTACCGCTGGGAACGATTGGTGTGAGAACTGGAGCCCTGATGGCAGCCGTGGAACTCTTTCGTTGCACCATTCAAGGTAGAGGCGGACATGGAGCCATTCCCCACCAAACCATAGATTCAATTGTGGTGAGTGCCCAAATCGTCAACGCCCTGCAAACGATCGTTGCCCGCAACGTCAACCCCATCGACTCCGCAGTGGTGACGGTGGGAGAACTTCATGCAGGCACCGCTACTAATGTGATCGCAGCTTCAGCCAAAATGAGCGGCACAGTGCGTTATTTCAATCCAGCCCTAACAGGCTTTTTCTATCAACGGATTGAACAGATTATTGCGGGGATCTGCCAAAGTCATGGAGCCAGCTACGAGTTGAATTATCAATCTTTGTACCCACCCGTGATTAATGATGGGGCGATCGCAGACCTTGTTCGTTCTGTCGCAGAGAATGTGGTCGAGGCAGAGGTAGGCATCGTCCCCGAATGCCAAACAATGGGCGGCGAAGACATGTCTTTCTTCTTGCAGCAAGTCCCCGGTTGTTACTTCTTCCTCGGTTCCGCCAACATCCACAAAGGCTTAGCCTACCCCCACCACCATCCCCGTTTCGACTTTGACGAAACCGCTCTAGGCATGGGGGTGGAAATTTTTGCCCGCTGCGTTGAAAAATTCTGTGTTTAG
- a CDS encoding YtxH domain-containing protein, translating into MSNNRSGSFIGGLLLGAAVGTVTGLLIAPRPGRETRQLLKKSADALPELAEDLSTSVQLQADRLSESALRSWDETLGRLKEAIASGIEATQREQQVLEQVPASEAAESDLPKHDAFDKIH; encoded by the coding sequence ATGTCGAACAACCGTTCCGGATCATTCATTGGAGGTCTACTGTTAGGAGCTGCTGTTGGAACAGTGACCGGTTTATTGATTGCTCCTCGGCCAGGACGGGAGACGCGGCAGCTCTTAAAGAAATCTGCGGATGCTTTACCAGAACTCGCAGAGGATTTGTCTACTAGTGTGCAACTCCAAGCCGATCGCCTATCAGAGTCAGCTCTGCGGAGTTGGGATGAAACACTAGGACGCCTGAAGGAAGCGATCGCCTCTGGGATCGAAGCAACTCAGCGTGAGCAACAGGTATTAGAGCAAGTGCCAGCTTCGGAAGCGGCTGAATCCGATCTACCTAAACATGATGCGTTCGATAAAATTCACTAA